The proteins below are encoded in one region of Paralysiella testudinis:
- a CDS encoding Rieske 2Fe-2S domain-containing protein, whose translation MTQDPADNWKHWPQGWYAVARADALRPGQIHSGHLAGQPWVLYRGHSGTLHATDAFCPHMGAHLHNAQVCGEALVCGLHACHLLPQTAAPTLPEHIKAGCRLAVRAWPSAEHFGLIWLHPPAAAIPPLPFSGSDGGHHWLAAGPQAVAADWRAMICNGFDLEHMQAVHQRQVEGEPLFERLPENGLRMTYRTRVLPRGGLSSWLMQRLSGGVIHLVHTCVGSSIMVQSRVGRFRTSAVFALLPQDAPGTRPEQRHSVALAAIGIPHGARWPTLQLRLARALYLAFLRKDFRVVEGMRLQLNHTADVGVQAVTAYQHTLADMEHHP comes from the coding sequence ATGACACAAGACCCCGCCGACAACTGGAAACACTGGCCGCAAGGCTGGTATGCCGTAGCGCGTGCCGATGCGTTGCGCCCCGGCCAAATACACAGCGGCCACCTGGCCGGGCAACCTTGGGTGCTGTATCGCGGCCACAGCGGCACACTTCACGCCACCGATGCTTTTTGCCCGCACATGGGCGCCCATTTGCACAATGCCCAAGTGTGCGGCGAGGCATTGGTGTGCGGCCTGCACGCTTGCCACTTATTACCGCAAACCGCCGCCCCCACGCTGCCTGAACACATCAAGGCCGGCTGCCGTTTGGCCGTGCGCGCTTGGCCAAGCGCCGAGCATTTTGGCCTGATTTGGCTGCACCCGCCTGCCGCCGCCATACCGCCGCTGCCGTTTTCGGGTAGCGATGGCGGCCATCATTGGCTGGCTGCCGGGCCGCAAGCGGTGGCCGCCGACTGGCGCGCCATGATTTGCAATGGTTTCGACCTCGAACACATGCAAGCGGTGCACCAACGCCAAGTGGAGGGCGAGCCGCTGTTTGAAAGACTGCCTGAAAACGGCTTGCGCATGACCTACCGCACCCGTGTGTTGCCGCGCGGCGGTCTGTCCAGCTGGCTGATGCAGCGCTTGTCCGGCGGCGTCATCCATTTGGTGCACACCTGCGTGGGCAGCAGCATTATGGTGCAAAGCCGTGTGGGGCGATTTCGCACCAGCGCCGTATTCGCCCTACTGCCGCAAGACGCACCCGGCACCCGCCCGGAGCAACGGCACAGCGTGGCCTTGGCCGCCATCGGCATTCCCCACGGCGCCCGCTGGCCCACCCTACAGCTGCGCTTGGCGCGGGCGCTGTATCTGGCTTTTTTGCGCAAGGATTTTCGCGTGGTGGAAGGCATGCGCCTACAGTTGAACCATACCGCCGATGTCGGCGTGCAGGCGGTTACGGCTTATCAGCACACCTTGGCCGATATGGAACACCACCCATGA
- a CDS encoding SgcJ/EcaC family oxidoreductase — translation MPTRITAACLLAAVLLFQPLANAAPASTNAASASAPAASIQAVPADEALHQQLRDLRDRMQTALNQRDLNSLLDNVTDNVVFTTMNGDRVIGKEGIRQYFDTMLNGPNPLVRSVTTQFEVEALSHLYNGDTAVAFGHSNDHYELGNGQTINVSPQWSATLIRYEQRWLIANFHYSANIFDNPVLNAQRQWLLGGAATAALAAALLGFWFGRRQRRKAA, via the coding sequence ATGCCCACCCGCATCACGGCGGCCTGCTTATTGGCGGCAGTGCTGCTGTTTCAACCCTTGGCCAACGCCGCACCCGCCAGCACCAACGCTGCTTCTGCTTCTGCCCCTGCCGCCAGCATCCAAGCCGTGCCAGCCGATGAGGCCTTACACCAGCAATTGCGCGATTTGCGCGACCGCATGCAAACCGCACTGAACCAACGCGACCTGAACAGCTTACTGGACAATGTAACCGACAATGTGGTGTTCACCACCATGAACGGCGATCGCGTGATTGGTAAAGAAGGCATCCGCCAATATTTCGATACCATGCTCAACGGCCCCAATCCGCTGGTGCGCTCGGTTACCACCCAATTTGAAGTTGAAGCCTTATCGCACCTCTATAACGGCGACACCGCCGTGGCTTTTGGCCACAGCAACGACCACTACGAGCTGGGCAACGGCCAAACCATCAACGTAAGCCCGCAATGGAGCGCCACCCTGATTCGGTATGAGCAGCGCTGGCTGATTGCCAATTTCCATTATTCGGCCAATATTTTCGACAATCCGGTGCTCAACGCCCAACGCCAATGGCTATTGGGCGGCGCGGCCACCGCCGCACTGGCCGCCGCGCTGCTGGGTTTTTGGTTTGGTCGCCGCCAGCGCCGCAAGGCTGCCTGA
- a CDS encoding OsmC family protein: MSDVTYLRPIDAEGLAKFAAAGRDNPNRQGTVKVDTISVGQFRTLSYVASHDPNHPAVVVDEPYHLFGENTAPAPGEVVLAALGGCLAVGVKAVATHRQVQLSKLEVYLEADIGNSAAWGAGGAEREPAQMGFQAIRVKVKVEGDASREVLDEIVQHANFYSPVANTLRNPVAFDIGLAD, translated from the coding sequence ATGTCTGATGTAACGTATTTGCGCCCGATTGATGCCGAGGGCTTGGCCAAGTTTGCTGCGGCCGGGCGCGACAACCCCAACCGCCAAGGCACGGTGAAAGTGGACACCATCTCGGTGGGCCAGTTCCGCACCCTGAGCTATGTGGCCAGCCACGACCCCAATCATCCGGCAGTGGTGGTGGACGAGCCTTACCATTTGTTTGGCGAAAACACCGCTCCGGCACCGGGCGAAGTGGTGCTGGCGGCGCTGGGCGGCTGCTTGGCCGTGGGCGTGAAAGCCGTGGCCACGCATCGCCAAGTGCAATTATCCAAGCTGGAAGTGTATCTGGAAGCCGATATCGGCAACAGCGCTGCGTGGGGTGCCGGTGGCGCCGAGCGTGAGCCTGCCCAAATGGGCTTTCAAGCCATTCGTGTGAAGGTGAAAGTGGAAGGCGATGCCAGCCGCGAAGTGCTGGACGAAATCGTGCAACACGCCAATTTCTATTCGCCGGTGGCCAATACCCTGCGCAATCCGGTGGCATTCGACATCGGCTTGGCCGACTGA
- a CDS encoding acyl-CoA dehydrogenase family protein, with product MLTTAVSPANTQLLAAVDTIARQDLQPLAHRIDRGHYPLEIMAKLGQAGAFAAHLQSQGSRFDTAIDAMQIVSRACGATGFLTWAHQVCGLYLDASDNPALRGQVLSDHAYGKTFGGTALSNPMKTWANIEPMLLRAKKVPGGYSVSGALPWVSHIAYGQHCGAVAQVEGGKDHDIMFLLRLDETRVKLAACPEFSGMEGTSTWSIHLKDFFVGSDDIIADPAKPFIARIRAAFVLLQMGIGLGVVQGSIDDMLEVAPVLGHVNQFLEDQTGSLQLALDKAEQQTRLLAQTPFETSKDYLLDVLDLRIQGAKLGLQASQAALLHQGARGYLANANPQRRIREAQFVAIVTPAIKHLRYLVQQIMSEELPA from the coding sequence ATGCTCACCACCGCCGTTTCTCCCGCCAACACCCAATTGCTTGCCGCTGTAGACACCATTGCCCGGCAAGACTTGCAACCCTTGGCACACCGCATCGACCGCGGCCATTACCCGTTGGAAATCATGGCCAAGCTGGGGCAAGCCGGGGCGTTTGCCGCCCATCTGCAAAGCCAAGGCTCGCGCTTCGATACCGCCATCGATGCCATGCAAATCGTGAGCCGTGCCTGCGGCGCCACCGGCTTTCTCACGTGGGCGCACCAGGTGTGCGGCCTTTATTTGGACGCCAGCGACAATCCGGCGCTGCGCGGCCAAGTGCTGAGCGACCACGCCTATGGCAAAACCTTTGGCGGCACCGCGCTTTCCAATCCGATGAAAACCTGGGCCAATATCGAGCCGATGCTGTTGCGCGCCAAAAAAGTGCCCGGCGGCTATTCGGTGAGCGGTGCCTTGCCGTGGGTGAGCCATATTGCTTATGGCCAGCATTGCGGCGCGGTGGCGCAAGTGGAAGGCGGCAAAGATCACGACATTATGTTTTTGCTGCGCTTGGACGAAACGCGGGTGAAGCTGGCGGCCTGCCCCGAATTTAGCGGCATGGAAGGCACCAGCACCTGGAGCATTCATTTAAAAGACTTTTTTGTCGGCAGCGACGACATCATTGCCGACCCGGCCAAGCCCTTTATCGCCCGCATTCGCGCCGCTTTTGTGCTGCTGCAAATGGGCATCGGCTTGGGCGTGGTGCAAGGCAGCATCGACGATATGCTCGAAGTGGCGCCGGTGTTGGGGCATGTTAATCAATTTTTGGAAGACCAAACCGGCAGCTTGCAATTGGCGCTAGACAAGGCCGAACAGCAAACCCGTCTATTAGCGCAAACCCCGTTTGAAACCAGCAAAGACTATTTGCTCGATGTGCTCGACTTGCGCATCCAAGGTGCCAAGCTCGGTTTGCAAGCCAGCCAGGCCGCGCTGCTGCACCAAGGCGCGCGCGGCTATTTGGCCAATGCCAACCCTCAGCGGCGCATACGTGAAGCGCAATTCGTGGCCATTGTTACCCCCGCCATCAAACACCTGCGCTATCTGGTGCAGCAAATCATGAGCGAGGAACTGCCCGCATGA
- a CDS encoding FAD-dependent oxidoreductase: MPVDNGGVVVVGGGMAGWAVVEALRALDQHLPIKLISACAADRYHKPELSVAISRGRNSRQLVKQSAADAAQALNVQLLAHTFVINIDSAAKTIHTTRGDFGWDKLVLAAGATPTLPETLPPSLCWRVNQLGSFDKLFAVLAQKPQHVAVVGAGMIGTELAEDMARAGHRVTLIDRTPHPLGGLLPPQAGTKLQAALAAQGVTYLGQTHVENLSRLADGSYQLQLQDGRGNPTVLQADQVVAATGLAIDSRLPERAGVLFHPQHGIVVDEHSLQTSQPDIYALGDCVGINGQSCRFIAPLRRQAETIAAEITGTEHSGYEHTDPVVRLKTRSVGVEVLGRPQPGAAWQVEADNADALVLYQPQSGGQNARVTLTLRG, encoded by the coding sequence ATGCCGGTGGACAACGGCGGCGTGGTGGTCGTGGGCGGCGGCATGGCCGGCTGGGCGGTAGTGGAAGCCTTGCGTGCGTTGGATCAACACCTGCCGATTAAGCTGATTAGCGCCTGTGCGGCTGATCGCTACCACAAGCCCGAGCTATCCGTGGCCATCAGCCGCGGCAGAAACAGCCGCCAATTGGTGAAACAAAGCGCCGCCGATGCGGCACAAGCGCTGAATGTGCAGCTGTTGGCGCACACCTTTGTCATCAACATCGACAGCGCCGCCAAAACCATCCACACCACCCGTGGCGACTTCGGCTGGGATAAGCTGGTACTGGCCGCCGGAGCCACCCCGACGCTGCCTGAAACCTTGCCGCCCAGCTTATGCTGGCGCGTAAACCAACTGGGCAGTTTCGACAAACTGTTTGCCGTGCTGGCGCAAAAACCACAGCACGTGGCGGTGGTGGGCGCGGGCATGATTGGCACCGAGCTGGCCGAAGACATGGCGCGCGCCGGGCATCGCGTTACCCTAATCGATCGCACGCCGCATCCCTTGGGCGGCTTACTGCCGCCGCAGGCGGGCACAAAGCTTCAGGCAGCCTTGGCCGCACAGGGCGTGACTTATTTGGGGCAAACCCATGTGGAAAACCTGAGCCGTTTGGCCGACGGAAGCTACCAGCTACAACTGCAAGACGGCCGCGGCAACCCTACCGTGTTGCAGGCCGATCAAGTGGTGGCCGCCACCGGCTTAGCCATCGACAGCCGCCTGCCCGAGCGCGCCGGCGTATTGTTTCATCCACAACACGGCATTGTGGTGGACGAACACAGCCTGCAAACCAGCCAGCCGGATATTTATGCCTTGGGCGACTGTGTCGGCATCAACGGTCAAAGCTGCCGCTTTATCGCGCCCTTGCGCCGCCAAGCCGAAACCATCGCCGCCGAAATCACCGGCACCGAACACAGCGGCTATGAGCATACCGACCCGGTGGTGCGCCTGAAAACCCGCAGCGTGGGCGTGGAAGTGTTGGGCCGCCCGCAGCCCGGTGCCGCTTGGCAAGTAGAGGCCGATAATGCCGACGCCTTGGTGCTGTACCAGCCGCAAAGCGGCGGCCAAAACGCCAGAGTTACGCTCACCCTGCGCGGATAA
- a CDS encoding sigma-54-dependent Fis family transcriptional regulator: MMTSKPKLPTAKDLIQAIKFDTDNGKIWLNEQRMLLVDASVMAQLKADLIASLGSERAKLFLMRFGYQAGIKDAEVSRKLRPHLSPEKAFLAGPQMHNIRGMVRVEPIELQFDIETGHYHGVFNWFDSYEAGVHAHGNGLSDQPVCWTLLGYASGYTSYFMGKAIIYQETACTAMGHEHCRIVGKPAEAWGELTDMERSMTPDPVQDELFALRTELVRLRSSQPLRTDPEFKIFNAIGESQPFRQAYNLLAHAAQSKVTVLLQGETGAGKEAFARSLHAGSVRAEGPFVAINCACIPPELIEAELFGVEKGAFTGAHQSRMGKFERAHGGTIFLDEVVELSARAQAALLRVLQENEYERVGDHKTRSIDVRVVTATNEDLQQAVQTGKFRADLYYRLNVFPIRIPPLRERKDDIPLLVAHFLAKFCTVYKKRILGISDRGMELLQQYDWPGNIRELENVIERGVILTDHNHHIASASLFPGNSDTAFNAEGFDIRGKIQIQRNQNVQWQSWLAQLLQADFALEQFEQDLIQQALSLSKGNVSEAARRLGLTRPALAYRMKKMQEP; encoded by the coding sequence ATGATGACAAGCAAACCCAAGTTGCCCACGGCCAAAGACCTGATCCAAGCCATTAAGTTCGATACCGACAACGGCAAGATTTGGCTTAACGAGCAGCGCATGCTGCTGGTGGACGCCAGCGTGATGGCGCAACTCAAAGCCGATTTGATTGCTTCTTTAGGCAGCGAGCGCGCCAAGCTGTTTTTAATGCGCTTCGGCTACCAGGCAGGCATCAAAGATGCCGAAGTGTCACGCAAGCTACGCCCGCATTTAAGCCCGGAAAAAGCTTTTCTGGCCGGGCCGCAGATGCACAATATCCGCGGCATGGTGCGTGTGGAGCCGATAGAGCTGCAATTTGACATCGAAACCGGGCATTACCACGGCGTTTTCAACTGGTTCGACTCTTACGAAGCCGGTGTGCACGCACACGGAAACGGCCTGTCCGATCAGCCGGTGTGCTGGACCTTACTGGGCTATGCCAGCGGCTACACCAGTTATTTTATGGGCAAGGCCATCATCTATCAGGAAACCGCTTGTACCGCCATGGGACACGAACATTGCCGCATCGTGGGCAAACCGGCAGAAGCATGGGGCGAACTCACCGACATGGAACGCTCGATGACGCCCGACCCGGTGCAAGACGAGCTTTTCGCCTTGCGCACTGAATTGGTGCGTCTGCGCAGCAGCCAGCCCTTGCGCACCGACCCCGAATTTAAAATTTTTAATGCCATTGGCGAATCGCAGCCGTTTCGCCAAGCCTATAACCTGCTGGCCCATGCCGCCCAGAGCAAGGTTACCGTGCTGTTGCAAGGCGAAACCGGCGCCGGTAAGGAAGCATTTGCACGCAGCCTGCATGCGGGCAGCGTGCGCGCCGAGGGGCCGTTTGTGGCCATCAACTGCGCCTGCATTCCCCCGGAATTGATTGAAGCCGAATTGTTCGGCGTGGAAAAAGGGGCTTTTACCGGTGCGCACCAAAGCCGCATGGGCAAGTTCGAACGCGCTCATGGCGGCACCATTTTTCTGGATGAAGTAGTGGAATTGTCGGCACGCGCCCAAGCGGCATTGCTGCGCGTGCTGCAAGAAAACGAATACGAGCGCGTGGGCGACCACAAAACCCGCAGCATTGATGTGCGCGTGGTCACCGCCACCAATGAGGATTTGCAACAGGCCGTGCAAACCGGTAAATTCCGCGCCGACTTATACTACCGCCTCAATGTGTTTCCCATCCGCATCCCGCCCTTGCGCGAGCGCAAAGACGATATTCCGCTGTTGGTGGCACATTTTCTGGCCAAATTCTGCACCGTATACAAAAAGCGCATCCTCGGCATCAGCGATCGCGGCATGGAATTGCTGCAACAATACGACTGGCCGGGCAATATCCGCGAGCTGGAAAATGTAATTGAACGCGGCGTCATCCTCACCGACCACAACCACCACATCGCCTCGGCCAGCCTGTTCCCGGGCAATAGCGACACCGCATTTAATGCAGAAGGCTTTGATATCAGAGGGAAAATACAAATTCAACGCAACCAAAACGTGCAGTGGCAAAGCTGGCTGGCACAATTGCTGCAAGCCGATTTTGCGCTGGAACAATTCGAGCAAGACTTAATCCAGCAAGCCTTGTCCTTGAGCAAAGGCAATGTTTCCGAAGCCGCCCGTCGCCTCGGTCTCACCCGCCCGGCACTGGCCTATCGCATGAAAAAAATGCAGGAACCCTGA
- a CDS encoding phenol hydroxylase subunit, with translation MSVTAYTPAGAALPALTKFVRVRSTADARFVAFDFAIGDPALFVELVMPPAAFADFCARNQVVHMSEAQMAAVDSELEKWRYGEDTLMCHNHQRNTQANSD, from the coding sequence ATGTCCGTAACCGCCTACACACCTGCCGGTGCCGCCTTGCCAGCGCTAACCAAATTTGTTCGCGTACGCAGCACTGCCGACGCCCGTTTTGTGGCATTCGACTTTGCCATCGGTGACCCCGCCCTGTTTGTGGAGCTGGTGATGCCGCCGGCGGCATTTGCCGACTTTTGCGCCCGCAATCAGGTGGTGCACATGAGTGAGGCGCAAATGGCGGCGGTGGACAGTGAGCTGGAGAAATGGCGTTATGGCGAAGACACGCTGATGTGCCACAACCACCAAAGAAATACCCAAGCAAACTCGGATTAA
- a CDS encoding aromatic/alkene monooxygenase hydroxylase subunit beta codes for MTLEIKTAAIEPVRHTYAHIARRFGDKPATRYQEATYDAQATVNFHYRPLWMPDKELNDAGHTAIQMADWYALKDPRQFYYGAYVQNRARMQEGAEHNFAFFTKRDCAAHLGEAARQKIIFGLLPLRHVEQTANLNHMSGAAYGYGTAITQACLYAGTDRLGMAQYLSRIGLLLDDNSGSSLVEAKHRWMSDAAWQPLRALCEKMLVTRDWFELLLVQTLLVDSHIGQLFYRHFDQWLSANQGRDVAMLTEFVQDCLQDVDNWSDSVIKQAAAESEANRAQLQQWLAQWQPQVAAAFAPLAEAVLGAAGQAAMADAAGQIKQRQSKLGLATEENQHV; via the coding sequence ATGACCCTAGAAATCAAAACCGCCGCCATTGAGCCTGTGCGCCACACTTATGCGCACATTGCCCGCCGCTTCGGCGACAAGCCGGCCACGCGCTATCAGGAAGCCACCTACGATGCACAGGCCACGGTGAATTTTCATTACCGCCCCTTGTGGATGCCGGACAAAGAGCTGAACGATGCCGGTCATACCGCTATTCAGATGGCCGACTGGTACGCCCTGAAAGACCCACGCCAGTTTTACTACGGCGCCTATGTGCAAAACCGGGCACGTATGCAAGAAGGCGCCGAACACAATTTTGCCTTTTTCACCAAACGCGACTGCGCCGCCCACTTGGGTGAAGCCGCTCGGCAGAAAATCATTTTCGGCCTGTTGCCGCTGCGCCATGTGGAGCAAACCGCCAACCTCAACCACATGAGCGGCGCCGCTTACGGCTACGGCACCGCCATCACCCAAGCCTGCCTGTATGCCGGCACCGACCGCTTGGGTATGGCGCAGTATTTGTCGCGCATCGGCCTGCTGTTGGACGACAACAGCGGCAGTTCGCTGGTTGAGGCCAAACACCGGTGGATGAGCGATGCCGCTTGGCAACCGCTGCGTGCCTTGTGCGAAAAAATGCTGGTTACCCGCGACTGGTTCGAGCTGCTGCTGGTGCAAACACTGCTGGTGGACAGCCACATCGGCCAGCTGTTTTACCGCCATTTCGACCAATGGCTCAGCGCCAACCAAGGCCGCGATGTGGCCATGTTGACCGAATTCGTGCAGGACTGCCTGCAAGACGTGGACAACTGGAGCGACAGCGTCATCAAACAAGCCGCCGCCGAGAGCGAGGCCAACCGCGCGCAATTGCAGCAATGGTTGGCGCAATGGCAGCCGCAAGTGGCCGCTGCTTTTGCACCGCTGGCCGAAGCCGTGCTCGGTGCCGCCGGACAAGCCGCGATGGCAGACGCCGCCGGTCAAATCAAACAACGCCAAAGCAAACTGGGTTTGGCCACAGAGGAGAACCAGCATGTCTAA
- a CDS encoding MmoB/DmpM family protein, which translates to MSKVYLALQDNDMSRYIVAAVEADNPGVTVIYQPAMVRMEREDSLTVRRSTVEAQLGQSWDVQELHLNLITLGGNVEEDDEAFSLSWVR; encoded by the coding sequence ATGTCTAAAGTTTATTTGGCCTTGCAAGACAACGATATGTCGCGCTACATCGTGGCCGCCGTGGAAGCCGATAACCCCGGTGTGACCGTGATTTATCAACCGGCCATGGTGCGCATGGAGCGCGAGGACAGCTTGACGGTGCGCCGCAGCACGGTGGAGGCGCAATTGGGGCAAAGCTGGGATGTGCAGGAGCTGCACCTAAACCTGATTACTTTGGGTGGCAATGTGGAAGAAGACGACGAGGCGTTCAGCCTGAGCTGGGTACGTTAA
- a CDS encoding aromatic/alkene/methane monooxygenase hydroxylase/oxygenase subunit alpha, whose protein sequence is MAAKLNLKDKYRLLTRDLDWEFSYQNRQDAFPYEEFEGIKITDWSKWEDPFRLTMDAYWKYQAEKEKKLYAIFDAFAQNNAQMNVSDPRYLNAIKIFLTGVTPLEYQAYQGFAHVGRQFGGIGARIACQMQSIDELRHVQTQIHAMSHYNKFFDGFQDWSHMHDRVWYLSVPKSFFEDARSAGPFEFLVAISFSFEYVLTNLLFVPFMSGAAYNGDMATVTFGFSAQSDEARHMTLGLEIIKFLLEQHEDNVPIVQKWIDKWFWRGTRLLAIVAMMMDYMLPNKVMSWQEAWEVYFEEAGGALFKDLARYGIRAPKYAEVIEKEKEHISHQAWWIFYNFGHAAGFHTWIPTDEELDWLSEKYPDTFDKYYRPRWELAKQMAAEGKRFYSSGLPQLCQVCQVPMGFTEMADDPGQISYRSAEYQGERYHMCSDGCRDIFLDEPEKFVQAWLPVHQILQGNCGGSDLEEMLRDYYRMNVGADNMDMVGSPDETRWQKWKGAA, encoded by the coding sequence ATGGCTGCCAAATTAAATCTGAAAGACAAATACCGCTTACTCACCCGCGATTTGGACTGGGAGTTTTCCTATCAAAATCGCCAAGATGCCTTTCCTTATGAAGAATTTGAAGGCATCAAAATCACCGACTGGTCCAAATGGGAAGACCCTTTCCGCCTCACCATGGATGCCTACTGGAAATACCAAGCGGAAAAAGAAAAAAAGCTCTATGCCATTTTTGATGCCTTTGCACAAAACAATGCGCAAATGAATGTATCCGACCCGCGCTACCTGAACGCCATCAAGATTTTCCTCACCGGCGTAACCCCGCTGGAGTATCAGGCTTACCAAGGTTTTGCCCATGTGGGGCGGCAGTTTGGCGGCATCGGTGCGCGCATTGCCTGCCAGATGCAGTCCATCGACGAATTGCGCCATGTGCAAACGCAAATTCACGCCATGAGCCACTACAACAAGTTTTTCGACGGCTTTCAAGATTGGAGCCACATGCATGATCGCGTGTGGTACTTGTCGGTGCCCAAGTCTTTCTTTGAAGACGCACGCTCGGCCGGGCCGTTCGAGTTCTTGGTGGCCATCAGCTTCTCGTTTGAATACGTGCTCACCAATTTGCTGTTTGTGCCGTTTATGTCCGGTGCCGCCTACAACGGTGACATGGCCACCGTTACCTTTGGTTTCAGCGCCCAATCCGACGAGGCCCGCCACATGACCTTGGGCTTGGAAATCATCAAATTCCTGCTGGAACAGCATGAAGACAATGTGCCCATCGTGCAAAAGTGGATTGACAAATGGTTTTGGCGTGGCACGCGGCTGCTGGCGATTGTGGCGATGATGATGGATTACATGCTGCCCAACAAAGTGATGTCGTGGCAGGAAGCGTGGGAAGTGTATTTCGAAGAAGCCGGGGGTGCACTGTTTAAAGATCTGGCCCGCTACGGCATCCGTGCGCCCAAGTATGCCGAAGTGATTGAAAAAGAAAAAGAGCATATTTCACATCAGGCTTGGTGGATTTTCTACAACTTCGGCCATGCCGCCGGTTTCCATACTTGGATTCCCACCGATGAAGAGCTGGATTGGCTGAGTGAGAAATACCCCGATACTTTCGACAAATACTACCGTCCGCGTTGGGAATTGGCCAAGCAAATGGCTGCCGAGGGCAAGCGGTTTTATTCCAGCGGCCTGCCGCAGCTGTGCCAAGTATGCCAAGTGCCGATGGGCTTCACCGAAATGGCAGACGATCCCGGCCAAATCAGCTACCGCAGCGCCGAATATCAAGGTGAGCGCTACCACATGTGTTCCGACGGCTGCCGTGACATCTTTTTGGACGAGCCGGAAAAGTTCGTACAGGCTTGGCTGCCGGTGCATCAAATCCTGCAAGGCAATTGTGGCGGCTCCGACTTGGAGGAAATGTTGCGCGATTACTACCGCATGAATGTGGGCGCCGACAATATGGATATGGTGGGCTCGCCAGACGAAACACGTTGGCAGAAATGGAAAGGTGCAGCCTAG
- a CDS encoding phenol hydroxylase subunit P4 — protein sequence MPVHAITPDYRGEVRDAQARFGGNILVYIGWDEHLLFCSAKTFPLPSAMTFAELKANVLPQGFAQHPDFAHINWDTVQWQLNGRTLQAQDDQTLAELGFDHKSLLRFKTPGLNGWRGTGV from the coding sequence ATGCCCGTACACGCTATCACCCCCGACTATCGCGGTGAAGTACGCGATGCACAAGCCCGCTTCGGCGGCAATATTCTGGTCTACATCGGCTGGGACGAACACCTGCTGTTTTGTTCCGCCAAAACCTTTCCGCTGCCGTCTGCCATGACTTTCGCCGAACTCAAGGCCAATGTGCTGCCGCAAGGCTTTGCACAACACCCCGATTTCGCCCACATCAATTGGGACACGGTGCAGTGGCAATTGAATGGCCGCACGCTACAAGCACAAGACGACCAGACCTTGGCCGAGCTGGGCTTCGATCACAAAAGCCTGTTGCGCTTCAAAACCCCCGGCCTAAACGGCTGGCGCGGCACCGGCGTGTAA